Proteins encoded in a region of the Pieris rapae chromosome 10, ilPieRapa1.1, whole genome shotgun sequence genome:
- the LOC110994204 gene encoding beta-lactamase-like protein 2 homolog — protein sequence MAAVIPAVTKLSKRIIRILGCNPGPMTLQGTNTYLIGTGKNRILLDTGDKDITDYQKHLSEVVGSEQVNIEHIVITHWHHDHIGGVENIFGTIAKQPKVWKHKRDLADAHDTNLLPSPFNWLYDGQELSVEGATLKVHHTPGHTTDHVVLTLQEENILFSGDCILGDSTAVFEDLYTYMKSLNRILELSPSVIYPGHGNIIHDPIEKIKYYIAHRTQREEQILEALRNNSDKQLNEMDLVKIIYKETPEHLWPAAAYNVNHHLSKLAKEKIIKCLDIDGENKWQIAMTQSSL from the exons ATGGCAGCTGTTATACCAGCAGTaactaaattatcaaaaagaatCATAAGAATTCTGGGCTGCAACCCAGGACCAATGACGCTTCAAGGTAcaaatacatacttaattGGAACTGGAAAAAA TCGTATACTTTTGGACACTGGTGATAAAGACATAACAGATTATCAGAAGCATTTATCTGAAGTAGTAGGTTCAGAACAAGTAAATATTGAACACATAGTGATTACACATTGGCATCATGACCATATAGGAGGAGTTGAGAATATTTTTGGGACAATTGCAa AACAACCAAAAGTTTGGAAACACAAAAGGGATTTGGCTGATGCTCATGACACAAACCTATTACCAAGTCCTTTTAACTGGCTTTATGATGGACAAGAGCTGTCAGTAGAAGGAGCAACCCTTAAGGTTCATCACACACCTGGGCATACAACTGATCATGTGGTCTTGACTTTACAagaggaaaatattttatttagtggGGACTGTATTCTTGGAGATAGCACTGCTGTTTTTGAAGATCTTTATACCTACATGAAAAgcttaaatagaatattagaATTGAGTCCCAGTGTTATTTATCCAGGACATGGAAATATTATTCAT GACCcgattgaaaaaattaaatactacatAGCACATCGAACTCAAAGGGAAGAACAAATTTTGGAAGCTCTCAGGAACAACTCCGATAAACAATTGAATGAAATGGATTTAGTTAAGATCATATATAAAGAAACACCAGAGCATTTATGGCCAGCAGCTGCTTATAATGTTAATCATCATTTGTCAAAATTAGCcaaagagaaaataataaaatgtctaGATATAGATGGGGAAAACAAATGGCAGATAGCTATGACACAAAGTAGTTTATAG
- the LOC110994203 gene encoding NADH dehydrogenase [ubiquinone] flavoprotein 1, mitochondrial isoform X1, giving the protein MAGALARIVQGTKSHLGIAGPLVSITSGSVRFQQTESQGKTKYGPLADADRVFTNLYGRHDWRLKGAMARGDWYMTKNILEKGTDWIVNELKTSGLRGRGGAGFPTGMKWSFMNKPSDGRPKYLVVNADEGEPGTCKDREIMRHDPHKLIEGCLIAGRAMGAQAAYIYIRGEFYNEASNLQVAIAEAYQAGLIGKNSCGSGYDFDVFVHRGAGAYICGEETALIESIEGKQGKPRLKPPFPADVGLFGCPTTVNNVETIAVSPTICRRGGKWFASFGRTRNSGTKLFNISGHVNTPCTVEEEMSIPLKELIERHAGGVCGGWDNLLAIIPGGSSTPLIPKHVCENVLMDFDGLVAAQTSLGTAAIIVMDKSTDIVKAIARLIMFYKHESCGQCTPCREGVSWMNKMIYRFVEGNASPKEIDMLWEISKQIEGHTICALGDGAAWPVQGLIRHFRPELERRMQTYAMTHGPSKAERLY; this is encoded by the exons atggcTGGAGCATTGGCGAGGATTGTTCAGGGAACAAAATCGCACCTAG GTATTGCAGGGCCTCTGGTGAGTATTACCAGTGGTTCAGTACGTTTCCAGCAGACTGAGAGCCAGGGGAAAACGAAATATGGACCCTTGGCTGATGCAGACAGAGTTTTCACGAACCTTTATGGAAGACATGACTGGAGATTGAAAGGAGCTATGGCTAGAGGAGATTGGTACATGACAAAGAATATTTTGGAAAAAGGAACAGACTGGATCGTTA ATGAACTGAAAACATCTGGCCTTCGTGGACGTGGAGGGGCTGGATTTCCAACTGGAATGAAATGGTCATTCATGAATAAGCCCTCTGATGGCCGACCCAAATACTTAGTTGTGAATGCAGATGAAGGAGAACCTGGTACATGCAAGGATAGAGAGATCATGCGTCATGACCCACACAAGTTAATAGAAGGCTGTTTGATTGCTGGTCGAGCAATGGGTGCTCAGGCGGCCTATATTTACATCAGAGGAGAGTTTTATAATGAGGCCAGTAATTTACAAGTAGCCATTGCTGAG GCTTACCAGGCTGGCTTAATTGGAAAGAATTCTTGTGGCTCTGGCTATGACTTTGATGTATTTGTTCACCGAGGTGCAGGGGCCTACATCTGTGGTGAAGAAACCGCTCTCATCGAATCTATTGAAGGAAAGCAAGGCAAGCCAAGGTTGAAGCCCCCATTCCCTGCTGATGTTGGACTGTTTGGTTGTCCAACAACAGTTAACAATGTGGAGACAATTGCTGTCTCTCCA ACAATTTGTCGTCGTGGTGGCAAGTGGTTTGCCTCTTTTGGCCGGACCCGAAACTCTGGAACCAAACTATTTAACATCTCTGGTCATGTCAACACTCCCTGCACTGTTGAAGAGGAGATGAGTATCCCATTGAAGGAGCTGATTGAGCGTCACGCTGGTGGTGTCTGTGGTGGATGGGATAATCTTCTGGCTATCATACCAGGAGGTTCTTCCACTCCGCTTATACCTAAACA TGTCTGTGAAAATGTCTTAATGGACTTTGATGGTTTGGTGGCTGCTCAAACTTCGCTTGGTACGGCTGCTATCATTGTGATGGACAAATCTACAGACATTGTAAAGGCCATCGCTCGTCTGATTATGTTTTACAAACATGAGTCTTGTGGTCAGTGTACACCTTGTCGTGAAGGTGTCTCTTGGATGAACAAAATGATATACAG ATTCGTCGAAGGCAATGCTTCACCTAAAGAGATTGATATGTTGTGGGAGATCTCCAAACAAATTGAAg GTCACACAATTTGTGCTCTCGGAGACGGTGCAGCGTGGCCCGTACAAGGCCTAATTAGGCATTTTAGACCGGAACTGGAAAGACGCATGCAGACATACGCCATGACCCACGGACCAAGCAAAGCCGAACGTCTTTACTAG
- the LOC110994203 gene encoding NADH dehydrogenase [ubiquinone] flavoprotein 1, mitochondrial isoform X2 yields MAGALARIVQGTKSHLGPLVSITSGSVRFQQTESQGKTKYGPLADADRVFTNLYGRHDWRLKGAMARGDWYMTKNILEKGTDWIVNELKTSGLRGRGGAGFPTGMKWSFMNKPSDGRPKYLVVNADEGEPGTCKDREIMRHDPHKLIEGCLIAGRAMGAQAAYIYIRGEFYNEASNLQVAIAEAYQAGLIGKNSCGSGYDFDVFVHRGAGAYICGEETALIESIEGKQGKPRLKPPFPADVGLFGCPTTVNNVETIAVSPTICRRGGKWFASFGRTRNSGTKLFNISGHVNTPCTVEEEMSIPLKELIERHAGGVCGGWDNLLAIIPGGSSTPLIPKHVCENVLMDFDGLVAAQTSLGTAAIIVMDKSTDIVKAIARLIMFYKHESCGQCTPCREGVSWMNKMIYRFVEGNASPKEIDMLWEISKQIEGHTICALGDGAAWPVQGLIRHFRPELERRMQTYAMTHGPSKAERLY; encoded by the exons atggcTGGAGCATTGGCGAGGATTGTTCAGGGAACAAAATCGCACCTAG GGCCTCTGGTGAGTATTACCAGTGGTTCAGTACGTTTCCAGCAGACTGAGAGCCAGGGGAAAACGAAATATGGACCCTTGGCTGATGCAGACAGAGTTTTCACGAACCTTTATGGAAGACATGACTGGAGATTGAAAGGAGCTATGGCTAGAGGAGATTGGTACATGACAAAGAATATTTTGGAAAAAGGAACAGACTGGATCGTTA ATGAACTGAAAACATCTGGCCTTCGTGGACGTGGAGGGGCTGGATTTCCAACTGGAATGAAATGGTCATTCATGAATAAGCCCTCTGATGGCCGACCCAAATACTTAGTTGTGAATGCAGATGAAGGAGAACCTGGTACATGCAAGGATAGAGAGATCATGCGTCATGACCCACACAAGTTAATAGAAGGCTGTTTGATTGCTGGTCGAGCAATGGGTGCTCAGGCGGCCTATATTTACATCAGAGGAGAGTTTTATAATGAGGCCAGTAATTTACAAGTAGCCATTGCTGAG GCTTACCAGGCTGGCTTAATTGGAAAGAATTCTTGTGGCTCTGGCTATGACTTTGATGTATTTGTTCACCGAGGTGCAGGGGCCTACATCTGTGGTGAAGAAACCGCTCTCATCGAATCTATTGAAGGAAAGCAAGGCAAGCCAAGGTTGAAGCCCCCATTCCCTGCTGATGTTGGACTGTTTGGTTGTCCAACAACAGTTAACAATGTGGAGACAATTGCTGTCTCTCCA ACAATTTGTCGTCGTGGTGGCAAGTGGTTTGCCTCTTTTGGCCGGACCCGAAACTCTGGAACCAAACTATTTAACATCTCTGGTCATGTCAACACTCCCTGCACTGTTGAAGAGGAGATGAGTATCCCATTGAAGGAGCTGATTGAGCGTCACGCTGGTGGTGTCTGTGGTGGATGGGATAATCTTCTGGCTATCATACCAGGAGGTTCTTCCACTCCGCTTATACCTAAACA TGTCTGTGAAAATGTCTTAATGGACTTTGATGGTTTGGTGGCTGCTCAAACTTCGCTTGGTACGGCTGCTATCATTGTGATGGACAAATCTACAGACATTGTAAAGGCCATCGCTCGTCTGATTATGTTTTACAAACATGAGTCTTGTGGTCAGTGTACACCTTGTCGTGAAGGTGTCTCTTGGATGAACAAAATGATATACAG ATTCGTCGAAGGCAATGCTTCACCTAAAGAGATTGATATGTTGTGGGAGATCTCCAAACAAATTGAAg GTCACACAATTTGTGCTCTCGGAGACGGTGCAGCGTGGCCCGTACAAGGCCTAATTAGGCATTTTAGACCGGAACTGGAAAGACGCATGCAGACATACGCCATGACCCACGGACCAAGCAAAGCCGAACGTCTTTACTAG